The region aCTATGGTAAATTCTATATAGCCAACTAATTCACCTGAAATGTTTGCCTTGGTTTTTGCTAGATCCTTGCATCAGTGAGCCATACCATGTACAAATGATGAACAAGTATAGTTCCAGCATGAATATTATTTCCCTTAGAGTTAAcaagatgaaaaagaaacaaataataatgTATTTTGGAACTTAACTTGGTTGTCAGTGATGTGACTTCCTTCTTTGCTGAAATGGGCAGTAGCCATAGAATATTGGAAGAAATACTGTTTTTTCATTCCAGTGCACTATTTACAATGTAGTGGTTGCAGGCATGACATTGAAATATGCATTATCAACATGTTCTCTATTATTTTCTTAAGCCTAGCAGTCATCAAAACCATATGCCAAGCCTTGCTGTCTAGAGTTTTCTCATTTTCAGGCTATGGATACTCTTACCAGAAAGTTTCAAGCTACTCACATGCTGTCACTGAGCATGGAGTTGGGGAGAGATGTGCAATAGTACTTCCTTGCATAGTATTTCCCAAATCCATAAACAACAGACATGCATAGCATCAAGATCATGAAGTTTAATAAACTATGCAGTTTAATGAACTGTAAATGATAATGAGAAAGTAATGGGTGTCGAGTAATGATTACCCTTTAAAAGTAGATTGACTTAATTGTAAGTTTACATAATTTTTAGTAATGACAAAAATGTCTACCCATGTTAACAATTCTTGAAAATGTAGCAGCTTTTGTGAACTGATAGAAGCCAACACACCATGAAAGGATCCATTATAGTTCTTGCTACTCAAATTACATTCAGATATGCccttgaatttctgaaacatcaggATAAGAGACTTAAGTATCTTTCTCTGGAAAAATTTTGAGACCTTTCCCTTTAAACTTACATTCTAGAGTCTATAAAACTTCAAAAGTAATATGTATGTCAAGCATCTATGTGCCCTCCTTGCTCTTAGGAGATGGTAAAATGCAGTTAGTTGCCAGTATTTGTAAACCATTGGAGAAACAGTGACTTGACAGTTGGCCACTCAACAGTGATATCACATATGCtgtaggcctcctgagtagtgttaAGTTATAATAATCAATAATATGCCTAAcctattcatttgttttgttggttaGCAAGCAAAGACTCCTCCTATAAGAGGCAACATAAAGATCATTTCTGGGACTCGTCACAAATGAAGAAATCAAAGCAGAGCCAACTTTCCCCTGTAACTGACTCAGAAGTGGCCTTGGTAAGTGCGTATCTTGAACAAAGACGAGCCAAGCGCCATGCTCAGTTCCACCAAGTGAATCAGATCCAACCTGACAGCGATACTACTGAATGTGACAGTGAAGAATCTTATTCGGGGGCCTCCTCATGGAAAGAGAGTGAAAGTGAACACCACCCATCACCAGCcagtattaaaagaagaaaaacggCCCAGAGGCCAAGGAATGTGGGAAGTTACCAAGTAAGGGACAAGCCCTGCCTCCACTGCAAAGCCATGAGAACCAACGAATGGTTGACACGTCATTTCCTACAAACCAACTCAGAATCAGCCCCCATGAAGGGAGATGCTCAAGAGGAAAATTCTATGCCTGACATTAATACAAAATTCAGTAAATTTTGAATGTTGTCACTCTTTCTTTACTTGAAGCCCAACGAAACAGATGAATAAAACGTGAAAAATCATCAGAGTCCTAGGTGAGGAGACTTTTACAATAAAGCCTttataacaacaaacaaaaacatacttgGAACTCAAGAGATAGAATTTGACACAATTCTTTATTTGCCAAAAGACCAGAAAATGTATTTATGGCATCATTTGGAACACTGAAGATCTGCATCCATTATGCTTTTTTTCATTCAAATGAGCCCAgagtatacatattttatatctataatacaaataaggaaaatgtgtttatattgagaacctatttcaattttgtttttatgtcagtcatggggcttgaactctcagcttgggcactgtccctgagctcttcagctcaaggctagtgctctaccactttgagccacagcaccacttctggttttctggtagttgattggagatgtctcatggacttttctgccagggctggctttgtaccttgatcctcagatctcaaccttctgagtaactaggattacaggagtgagccactggcaccctgcaaaTGATTtcaatttgttcacattttgattATCTCATTTACTGAATAAACTAGGCGAAGTTGGTTGGAATAGATTGGCCCATTCTCTCAAGGTTTATAGTTTCAGGTGATTCTACCAGTGCTTTGTTGTTACAAGTGTCCATTAGGGGCTGTTGAGGAAGAGATGAAAAGCCTAGAAGAGAGGCCTGATTCCTAGAATAGAACAAGGTGGGGATGAAGCATtaccaagaaagaagaaagatatctGGGCGATGTGCTGTCCACAACTGTAGTCCCAAGGTCATGGCAATCATTCAGATTTTCTCTGATGCTTGTTAAAATAGGAAGCCTTTATTCAAGACTATTGTAATAGAGACTAATAGCAGGGATAAACAACCTTACTCTGGGAAATACAAGACAAGTAGAGGTTCATAACCAAGAGGAAGGATGAGATCAGTGGATAGAAGATTACTGAGGGAATTTCAAGGATAGGATAATCCCTGCTAAACTTTCCTAACAAGATTATTGTGAAGGCCAAGGGTTTTTATACTAATTGTGAAAGGTGAGGAATTTGATTAGCCACCAAGAATGATCAGATATCAGAGTTTGGAGACTATGAGCAGGTCACCACATATGGTTTTGTTTCCCATGATAATACATTATCCATTTTTGTAATTACATAAAAACTTGGGACACCAAACATCAAATCCAATCCAGACATACCAGAAGACTGTTAGTGGAAATTCAGCCAAGTCACTAGAAACTGAATAGAGATGATGGTAGTTTATAGCAAGGAAGACCTCTCAGTATCCACTTGCCTTCCTTTGAAGTGGGCAAGCCTGGCCAGCCTAAGACAAAGGGGAGAAATGGAGGCTGAGCTGGAAGGGTGGGAAAGTGGAAATGGAACTTGGTACTGAATATTAGGAAGCATGACACATAAGGTCCCAGAGCAGTGAGGTGAGAAAAatcatcttttctatcaaagcCAGCTGCttcaaagttcctgctttggttaTTGTTAATTATTCTGCTAAGACAATATCAGCAAGTGAAGAAAGGTAAAGAGGAAATGCTTCTAGATGAggaaggattttaaaaaatgtaaggtttttgtcttaattgGTTGTTCCTGAAACGAGGAATtaagacacacaccacacagtcTAAGAAAGCAGCAGAGGGTGTGACTAATTCTATCTCAAAGTCTTAACGGTCACTTTATGTAAATACATCCTACTCTCTTCAGACTAGCCAGTTgtgagcagattgtgaacctgcaTTCAGCCAAATCGAGCAGAGAAGCAGGGTCTGCTGTGTTCAggataaaaagggagcagcctgcctgctctgcaTGCTTGCCTGCCAGGTTTTTGCCTGATATTTTTGCCTGCCAGATATAAAAGTAAACTTTGTCTTGCTGAGTTCCTTTCGAGATGGTTTTTTTATTCCTGTGTGTCACCCCACATCGGGAACCATTTCTAACAAGGCCCATGGTCAAGGGGTTGAGAGGAGAATGAAAAGATGTACCTGTGGTTTCAGGGCCATGCTCAACCTTGGATACCAAACCATACatctctatatctctatatatctacatctatatctccatatatccatatatatgtatctgtatacacatatatatgcacatgtgggTCAAATATTTTGAGACAGACCACTCACATAATACATTACAGCATACTGTTAAAATTGTACTTTCTTGTTGGAATTGCACTTTATTTCTTACAGTTAAACTACCATAGGTGTGTATGTATAGGGAAATCACATTACAAATAGGGTTCTGTGCTGTCTGTGGTTTGGGCATCCTCTGGGAGTCATGGAACATATTCTCTGTGGACAAGTGAGGACTGCTTTAATAGTGAAATTAATTTAATGGTTGGGAATAACACTTTCCAAAaaaataatggagaatttcacataggggaattgtttttgtttcagtGTGTGTACAGTGAGTTGCAAGGCGAAATGTGCTTTTGACTGGGCTAGCCTAGAAAACAAAAGTCAGTGCTGTAGAGTAGTTTTCTTTGGAGATTTCCCTTTATTCTGCTACAGTCTATGTTAGGGCAATTTTCCTTCTCTGCATTCCCAATTGTCATAAGCTAGTAATTAGTAAGTCTTCACCCACACTATAGGATGGATCAACTGTCTAAGGTTATTGAAAAGCTTGAATTAAATTATTACTTTAAAACAACTTCAAGTTTATCATTTTCAAATACAGTAAGGGGAAGTACCAACTGTGGACCCAGTACACAAGGGTGGGTTTTGCCTTGGTGAATAGACAAGAGTAATTTGTAACTGACATTTCAAAGAAGTCCAAGAAACAGGCCAGCCTTTGTTTAAATCATAATTACCCTGTTTGTATGTAAAAGGATACTTCGAAAGCTTTCAAAGCAACTGGTTCTTGTAAGTAGATAATTATTCCTCTTCCAATCTTGTTTACACTATTCAGAACTTCAGTGAACTCTACCCCCCCATAGATAGTGCAAAAGTTAACTTCAGCTAGTCCTTCCTCAAATTATCACAGATTTCTAATTAGTGAATTCTAAACAAGGTTTCCCTGTAACAATATGCCAAAGACTCATATGATGTGTTCTTTATTGCAATGAACAATATCTGACAGATTTCCAAGTAACAGGCCACCTGGATATTCTCTATCAGGAACATGTGGACAAAGAGGTGGAtgggagggtaaggaggaaaCACAAATCAGGCACAAGCTttcaagagagagaaaaatacctattttcaaaaatatctatCATATATTAAAGGCATCTTTTTTGAATAAAGAGCTGTCTGTAAtgcataaattttaaaatgttacagataaaattagaaaatagcaTTAAAAATTGCAGACTAGAAGTTGTTTGACCTAGGGAAGATGGCAAAAGAGGTGCATTATAACTAAAATTATACCTGTtctcttttgtacaactgcttttttttttttttttttttttgggtactGGGGACCTCCTCCATACTAACCTACACTGAGCAACTTTATGTTGTGAATTTCTACTCTGCACAAAAGGAATTATGTGCAACTTTTTTGAGGCAAAAGTTTTGTAATCCTGGCGATATTGTTTTCTAGGTCTTATCTATCTCTTAAGCTTGACTTCTTTCCCAGTCAGATCCTTACGCTGCCTTATTACCAGGGGGCTGCTGTCTACAATAGTCTTTGTTTATTAGGGTTCTCTGTCACCATAAAGTTTCATATGTTCAAAATCTTGATTTAGCAGTGAAAACACCAGGCAGAGAGCCAACTCTGCTACTAATTAGAATAAATCAAAAGATTGGTGGAAGTAGAAGGATAAAAACCAGGTTCCAGAGAAGGGTCTATATAGCCAAGGTTAGTAAGACTTTTTTCAGTTAGAGAGGCAAAGGACTTGGAGAAATGCCAGTGAGGGCCAGAGTACTTGTCTCCTTTCTGATTGCACTTCCTCACATACAGAAAGCATCTGGGGAGCTCctgttgattgttttcttttctcccactctAGCAGAACCTCATTTTGTTCCAATGTCCCTCTCCTCTTACACAACTTAAGAGATAGGTCCTGCTTGTTCTGAGCCAATCATGATAGTACCATTCCATTTGATGATGAGTGGTTCAAGCTGTGGATTGCCATTTCATCCTAGGAAAGGGAATTGAAGGTGATGGCGACATGCTTCAAAAAGTTTCATCTTAAAATGGTCATGCAGAGAGAAAAAATGGCCTTTTATCTTTGGTAGATGTGTCTAGTCTGCACCTGATAAGTACTCCAGTGACTGCTAGCTGGTGTCCATGAGGACATGACTGAATGCGATAGAGTGGTCATGTGAAAAGAAGCAGGTCTTGAGCTGATGAATCAACAATTTCTGAAACCATTCTACTTTTGGAATTCCTGGTCATGAGAGGATTCTTCATATTGTTTAAGCATTATCAGTTGGTTTCCTGATTGATACTTTACAATTGGACCAAGACGTTgtgctcttttaattttttctctatgATTTATAGAGCAGATTCTTTTGTCTGGGAATTGCTCTATAATGCTTGAATTGTCAGTGATACAACATGAATGTATGGTAGTCCTTCCATATCCACAGAAGGTCCGTGCTAGGACCTCCTTAGATACCAAAGCTGGACATTCAAGTCCCTTCTTGTATGTACTGAGattcatctctagattacttataatgCCTAATACAAtctaaaagctatgtatgtagccattataatgtattatttagggaataatgacatgAAGAAAAGTCTGAAAATATCCAGTACAGATATAATTCTCTTTTCCCCAGCAAGATTTGCTGGATTGGTTGATTCTGCAGATGTGGTACTGGCTGATATGGGTGGGTTGGATCCCTTTCATGGGGGCCTTTTAACAGAGgaccattttttttgtcagttaatgtatttttattatctttaagtagacaGTTAAGTTGTATCTCCTTTTACTCTTGATGCTTGAAGTTTTATGCAAGAGTTGCCAAACACAGAGTCTTAGTTCTTTTGAtggtcttggggctggaactcagtatctggactctgttcctgagatttttttttttggggggggcttgAAGACAAAGTTCATTTATTAGAACATGTAGAtgtggttatttattttttctttttctttttttcttttttattatcaaactgatgtacagagaggttacagtttcatacattaggcattagatacatttcttgtactgtttgttacctcgtccctcattacctctcccccctccccctttccctctcctccccatgaattgttcagttcatttacaccaaacagttttgcaagtattgctttttgtagttgtttgtcttttttttaccctgtgtctctcgattttggtattccctttcaatttcctagttctaataccagtatacacagtttccagtatactcagataagatacagagatagtgtaggtacaaccacaggaaggggatacaagaagatcatcaataatagaagctacagttacacatagcacgttgaaagtagttacaacaatgatataacaattgtttccataacatggagttcatttcacttagcttcatcttacgtgttcataagggtatagctattgatcCAGAGGACCAATTAATAGCTGAGAAAAAGTCTTTATGAATGTGTtgacctttttgttttggtgttgactgcctcatttctttccttgtctgGGTGCCTCTTCTTCCCCTCAATGTCATGGATGTTGCTACAGCATGTTCCTGCCATCTCCCATGCACTTTACTTTGACCAGGCATTGATCTTTCAGTGGAACTTTCTTCCAAGCTGAATCCTTTTCTGAGAGTTTGGATTTGGGATTAAAAAAGCAATTTGTTTCTCTCTAGATAACTAGGCCTAATACAGgcctttggggtgggggtgttcaCATTTCCTTCTAGGTAGATTAGCTATGAGGAGAAGTAGGTTATAACTGAAAAGAAAGCAGGAATCAGAAAGGcagacagaggctgggaatgtggcttagtggtagagtgtttgcctagcatgcatgaagccctaggttcgattcctcagcaccacataaacagaaaaagccagaagtggcactagaagtgctagccttgggcaaaagaaacttagagacagtgctgaggccttgagtttaaaccccaggactggcacacacacacacacacacacacaaaaaaaaaaaacacaaagaaaagaaaaaaagagaggctgAGAATTCGGATGTTACCCACATCATGACATCATGGTGTCATGTTCCAGACACTGTGACACTTCATTAGCAGATTTTACAATAATGTCCTCCATTTGCTTATGCTAGCTCAAATGTGTCTGTGCTACAGTAAACTAAAGCAAGCAAACACCGACAAcaaaaaccaattattaaattagTAGTATATTGTTAAGTAACAGTTGGTCCTGAGTATTCACAGCCCTATTTTGTGGACTTGTTGATTTTCCTGATATAGATGCATCTGCTAGCACTGATCTCAAGCTACCAAGGTGCCATCTACTGCATGTGGAGTTGAGAAGAGGTAAGTGCTTTGGCTCTGGAGAGCTGGTCTAAGATGGCTCCAGTAAACTGCTGTCTATAAAGAACACAACACATAACATACTTCTCAGTTCACAGAAGGTTCAGGGACATGTACGAATGGCTGCTGAGTTAGGAATTCCGGTACACAAATCTTTTAATTAGTTTCAAATGTGCAAGGTCTTAGACCTTGGAGAGTAGAGGATGTGGGATTCAAATTTTAAGTCATATTgaagaaatgctttttttttgtataataaTGTTTTCTTGTGTATTGGAAATTTGAGGGAGGTGGAGGGTTTGGACTGAGGGAGGAGAAGTTGGGAAGACAGCTGAGGTGAGTGGATGGTGGCCTGAGTGAAGGCGTGCTTCAGGCCTTGGCCTAAAGGACAGATCACCTCCTGGTGAGGATTAGCTTCAAATGCACAGATATCtgtatatgtttgtgtttgtACTTTGATTAGAATTTAGTCCTTGACATTTATTTATACATAGAAAAGTGAATGTGTTGATGTTACTGATAAAAACTCGATGTTACTGATAAAAAGAGTAGATCTTATAAACTTAGCTTACTTGAGACCAAGCTGGAAATCATTAAAAATGTTGGAAGGATCCACTTTAGAATCAATCACATATTTGGACTTAAGCCTGTTGATTGTATTCATGTGTGAAACAAGGATCAAAATGAAAGAATGCAGAGAAAATGTTGAAGGATATATTCTTGAAGAATATATCTAAAGGGGGTGTGAACTAATTTGCTATATGGAAATTAATTCCAGGCAGAGAGAAATTGAGATATAATACAAGGAAAttataaaagtctcagggaagaaaacaaaactagcaAAAATTTTCTAATCTAACTCAAAAGAAAGGGAGACTTTTCCAaggataatataaataaaatccagAAGCCTCAAAGGAAAAGACTGATACTTGGAttccatgaaaatatttaaacttttgCAGTGAGAACAAAATAATacttagtaaataaaataaggagACAAACCCTGGGACATTTTTTGGAACCCAAAGAGCTTTAACAATAAGATAAAAAAAACTTCATTGAAAATTGTctgaatagggctgggaatgtggcctagtagtaaagtgctcgcctcatatacatgaagccttgggttcgattccttagcaccacatatatagaaaaaaaatctggaatggcactgtggctgaaagggtagagtgctagccttgagcaaaaagaagccagagacaggctgggaatatggcctagtgacaagagagcctgccttgtatacatgaagccctgggttcaattccccagtaccacatatatggaaaatggctagaagtggcgctgtggctcaagtggcagagtgctagctttgagcaaaaggaagccagagacagtgctcagactctgagtccaaggcccaggactggccaaaaacaaaacaaaacaaaacaaaaaaaagaagccagagacagtgctcaagccctgagttcaagctccaggactggcaaaaaaaaaaaaaaaagaaagaaagaaagaaaaaaaattgtctgaaTATATGCATAGAAAGTTCACAGAAAGTGAATTCCAAATGACCAGTAGGAATATTAAACAAAGATGTTCAACTTCACagataaagaaatgcaaaggaaaaaaattaaaaagttttcttaTTTTAGATTCATgtagctccattttttttctgatactaatattaggaaaatatgagaagtagattcttttttttttttttttggccagtcctgggccttggactcagggcctgagcactgtccctggcttcttcccgctcaaggatagcactctgccacttgagccacagcgccgcttctggccgttttctgtatatgtggtgctggggaatcgaacctagggcctcgtgtatccgaggcaggcactcttgccactaggctatatccccagccccagaagtagaTTCTTTGAAAAGCAATGTTGGTGAGAAAGAAAATTGTTATAATTTCTTTGGAGGGCAATCTGGAATATTAAAAATGTTCACTGTATGGCCAGCAATTCCATTTTAAAGAATATCCCTACATTTGCACAAAAGCATAGGTCACATACTAAGGGTATTCACTATAGTTTTGTCAGTGTTTAGGTTTCGAGTTTATCAGAATCAcctcccccactttttttttttttttaaccaatcctggggcttgaactctgggcctggatgctgtccctgagtgcgtttatttgctcaaggctagcactctaccagttgagtcacagagatacttctggctttttctgtgattaattggagataagagtctcacagactttcctgtccagggtagctttgaactgtgatcctcagatctcagcctctggagtagctaggattacaggtgtgagccaccagcgcctagaagaatctgctttttaaaaatgcacttTTATTGTGCTGTTTTCTGATTAGAAGCACTCATGCACACTGTAAGATATTCAAATAACAGTTAAAGTGGAAAGAAAATTTTACTATCCAAGATAATTACTACTAACAGCATGCATATTATTTCCATACCATTTTATGCATAAATACATGTAATAATCTGAACTCTTGCTTTACAAACCTAGGAACCAAATAGATTCAGATAAACATTTGGGATGTAATTTTCCACATTTCAACTCTAGCCACTTGCTATTCAAAACTTAGAAATTGAATGTTGagaaaatttaatattaaatataatctGAATTCACTGACTAAACTTTAACCATTACTGTTTCAATTTGGAAACAAATAGATTTTGATAGCTAGGAATAATTgcatcattttttctttcaaatgttgaaTTGTAGCATACATTGTTCAATAACATGCCTTAATTTTTGCTTCTAGGTATATCATAgacataatttatttttgctcttAAAGGTCTTATTtcctgtttgtttccttttttcttttctttctctctctttttccctcttcccttttcccttccctggtctctttctttcccctccttcctttcttcagtcattgtctcactatgtagcccaggctgacctggaacttgtGATGATCCTACCTAAGCTTCCCACGTACTGGGATTACATATATGTGATCACTATGCCTTGTATGTGATGAATTCCTTAAATTTGTTTAAtaagcatacattagttgtacaaggggtgtTTCATTATGAAATTTCCACATAGGCATACAATATGTCTCATCAGCCTTACTCCCTCTACCACTCTCTCTCATCCTACTCATCTCCCTTCTTAAAAGAATTTCAGCCTGTTTTTACTTCtgtgtcattgatttttttttttttttgcctgtccaggggcttgaactcagggcctgtgcactatccctggcttccttttgctcaaggctagcactctgccacttgagccacagcgccacttctggccttttctatatatgtggtgctgaggaatcgaacctagggcttcatgtatacaagacaagcactcttgtcactaggccatatttcta is a window of Perognathus longimembris pacificus isolate PPM17 chromosome 2, ASM2315922v1, whole genome shotgun sequence DNA encoding:
- the Ssmem1 gene encoding serine-rich single-pass membrane protein 1 codes for the protein MLPGKLSWVTGHFHPFEHALLSKQEATMGDLFSLFWEVDPPPIPLSFSIPNQDHECQKDESCGTIGSFLLWYFVVIMVLMIFSRFSIWMSENKKDEDSGTSPSLSKASKDSSYKRQHKDHFWDSSQMKKSKQSQLSPVTDSEVALVSAYLEQRRAKRHAQFHQVNQIQPDSDTTECDSEESYSGASSWKESESEHHPSPASIKRRKTAQRPRNVGSYQVRDKPCLHCKAMRTNEWLTRHFLQTNSESAPMKGDAQEENSMPDINTKFSKF